In the genome of Deltaproteobacteria bacterium, one region contains:
- a CDS encoding DNA-directed RNA polymerase subunit alpha: MVDLKSRNWRELIKPKRIEIDSESYTNSYGKFVCEPLERGFGITIGNSLRRVLLSSLQGAAIVSVKFDEVLHEFSTIPGVLEDVTDIILNLKSIRLRMFDSEEAVIHLHREGEGEVTAGDIETDGFAEILNPDQHIATLNKEGKIHMEMVVRTGKGYVPAERNKTPDMEIGVIPVDAIFSSIQKVNYVVTNARVGQITDYDKLTLEVWTDGSVLPEDAVAYAAKILKEQMNPFINFEEESEPVEEEEDIEREKLNGNLFRPVSDLELSVRSANCLQNAKISLIGELVQKTDAEMLKTKNFGRKSLNEIKAILEEMGLGLGMKIPHFPSTPILGNEEEEGEEGVDVSEREEDTEDEESAEEAGEIEDEAGEVEEEEVKKKKKKKKEKALTNDKEGEKKGKGKDK; this comes from the coding sequence TTGGTAGATCTAAAAAGTAGAAACTGGCGCGAGTTGATAAAGCCGAAACGGATCGAAATCGATTCGGAGAGCTACACCAATTCCTATGGTAAATTTGTGTGCGAACCGCTCGAGAGGGGGTTTGGAATCACCATCGGGAATTCGTTGAGGCGCGTTTTGCTATCGTCCCTCCAAGGTGCGGCCATTGTATCCGTCAAGTTTGATGAGGTGCTTCATGAATTTTCAACTATTCCGGGGGTTTTGGAGGATGTAACGGATATCATTCTGAACCTGAAGTCGATACGGCTCAGGATGTTCGATTCCGAAGAAGCCGTCATCCATCTGCACCGAGAGGGAGAGGGCGAGGTGACTGCCGGTGATATCGAGACGGACGGTTTTGCGGAAATCCTTAACCCAGACCAACACATCGCGACCCTGAACAAAGAAGGGAAGATTCACATGGAGATGGTGGTCAGGACCGGGAAAGGCTACGTGCCGGCGGAACGAAACAAGACACCGGACATGGAGATCGGCGTTATACCGGTGGACGCCATCTTTTCTTCCATTCAAAAGGTTAATTATGTGGTGACCAACGCCCGGGTCGGCCAAATTACGGATTATGATAAACTGACCCTGGAAGTCTGGACAGATGGAAGCGTGCTCCCCGAAGATGCGGTGGCCTATGCCGCCAAGATTCTCAAAGAGCAGATGAATCCGTTCATCAATTTCGAGGAAGAGTCTGAGCCGGTGGAAGAGGAAGAGGACATAGAAAGAGAAAAATTGAATGGAAATCTCTTCCGGCCTGTTTCGGATCTGGAGTTATCCGTACGCTCCGCCAATTGTCTGCAAAATGCCAAAATTTCTCTGATCGGTGAATTGGTTCAGAAGACAGATGCCGAGATGCTCAAGACCAAGAACTTCGGAAGGAAGTCTCTTAATGAGATTAAGGCCATTCTCGAAGAGATGGGGCTGGGCTTAGGCATGAAGATACCCCATTTCCCTTCCACTCCGATTCTCGGTAATGAGGAAGAAGAGGGCGAGGAAGGGGTGGACGTCTCTGAAAGAGAAGAGGACACGGAAGACGAGGAGTCCGCAGAAGAAGCCGGTGAAATTGAAGATGAAGCTGGTGAAGTTGAAGAAGAAGAGGTAAAGAAGAAGAAAAAGAAGAAAAAAGAGAAGGCCCTCACGAATGACAAGGAAGGCGAGAAAAAGGGAAAGGGAAAAGATAAATGA
- the rplR gene encoding 50S ribosomal protein L18, which translates to MGAVSRSEKRLRRKSRVRKKIKGSSETARMCVFRSSKHIYVQIIDDSVGKTLAEVSSISKNLRSKIGKDGTNKKGSEIVGSAIGELALSKGIKRVVFDRNGFLYHGRVKAVAEAARKSGLEF; encoded by the coding sequence ATGGGTGCTGTTAGCAGGTCCGAAAAAAGACTGAGAAGGAAAAGCAGGGTGCGGAAGAAGATCAAAGGCAGCTCTGAAACGGCACGGATGTGCGTGTTCAGGAGTTCAAAGCACATTTATGTCCAGATCATAGACGATTCCGTTGGGAAGACGTTGGCGGAGGTATCCTCTATATCAAAAAACCTTCGATCCAAGATCGGTAAGGATGGAACCAATAAGAAGGGATCGGAAATCGTCGGTTCCGCGATCGGTGAATTGGCTTTATCCAAAGGGATCAAACGGGTTGTTTTTGACCGGAACGGGTTTTTGTACCATGGCCGTGTGAAGGCGGTTGCTGAAGCTGCGCGCAAGAGCGGACTGGAGTTCTGA
- a CDS encoding dihydroorotase, whose amino-acid sequence MITWIRGGDLVDPVNETVEQLDVVVEKGKISKMLPPGVFQGNGSGIKRVEASGKMVIPGLVDMHVHLREPGHEYKETIASGARAAAAGGYTAIACMPNTVPPNDCRAVTEFILEQAERARSVRVYPIAAISKGQDGETLTDFGELREAGAVGLSDDGFPVVNSELMRRALEYASFYGLRVISHCEDRSLSGDGVMHEGGISTRIGLAGIPDASEDIMVYREIALARLTGRHVHIAHVSTAASVDLIRRAKEDGIRVTAETAPHYFTLDHRRVIGYDTLAKVNPPLRTPEDVEAIKTGLREGVIDAIATDHAPHSSLEKDLEFDRAAFGMIGLQTALPLTLQLVRDGVLGLAQAIGKLSWAGATALGIPGGRLMEGGSADLAIIDLNYEYPLETDRILSKSKNSPFIGQVLKGITELTMVGGKIVWEKA is encoded by the coding sequence GTGATAACGTGGATCAGGGGCGGTGATCTGGTCGATCCCGTCAACGAGACAGTGGAACAGTTGGATGTGGTTGTTGAAAAGGGAAAGATTTCCAAGATGCTTCCCCCGGGTGTTTTTCAGGGGAATGGATCCGGGATCAAGCGGGTTGAGGCGTCCGGCAAGATGGTCATCCCGGGCCTGGTGGATATGCATGTCCATTTGAGAGAGCCGGGACACGAGTATAAGGAGACCATCGCGTCCGGGGCAAGGGCCGCAGCCGCAGGCGGGTATACGGCCATCGCCTGCATGCCCAACACTGTGCCGCCCAATGACTGCCGGGCCGTTACCGAGTTTATTTTGGAGCAGGCGGAAAGGGCGAGATCCGTGAGGGTCTATCCGATAGCCGCCATATCAAAGGGGCAGGACGGGGAGACGCTCACCGATTTCGGCGAGCTGAGAGAGGCTGGGGCGGTGGGTCTTTCTGACGATGGATTTCCCGTGGTCAACAGCGAGTTAATGAGAAGGGCCCTTGAATATGCCTCGTTTTATGGGCTGCGCGTCATCTCCCATTGTGAAGACAGGAGCCTGTCAGGGGACGGGGTCATGCATGAGGGCGGCATATCGACCCGGATCGGTCTCGCCGGTATCCCTGACGCCAGTGAAGACATCATGGTTTACAGGGAGATCGCCCTGGCCAGGCTGACCGGGCGGCATGTCCATATCGCGCATGTCAGCACCGCGGCATCCGTCGATCTGATCCGGAGGGCAAAGGAAGACGGCATCCGGGTGACCGCGGAAACCGCACCCCACTATTTCACCTTGGACCACCGGAGGGTCATCGGATACGATACCCTCGCCAAGGTGAACCCTCCCCTCAGGACCCCGGAAGATGTCGAGGCCATAAAGACCGGTCTGAGGGAGGGCGTTATCGACGCCATCGCCACGGACCATGCACCCCACAGTTCCCTGGAGAAGGATCTGGAGTTTGACAGGGCCGCCTTTGGAATGATCGGGCTCCAGACGGCCCTTCCCCTCACGCTCCAGTTGGTGCGGGACGGGGTGCTCGGCCTGGCCCAGGCCATCGGGAAGCTTTCGTGGGCCGGAGCGACGGCCCTCGGGATTCCGGGGGGCCGTCTCATGGAAGGGGGAAGTGCCGACCTGGCGATTATCGATCTGAATTATGAATATCCGTT
- a CDS encoding aspartate carbamoyltransferase catalytic subunit — MGPLSVQEINLILDTAESMKAISARDIKKVPTLRGKSIVNFFYEPSTRTRTSFDVAAKRLSADTLSLSASTSSMVKGETLLDTARNLQAMRPDVIVLRHPSSGAPHMLAKEVEAGIINAGDGINEHPTQALLDLYTIREKMGRINGLKTVIIGDISHSRVARSNIIGLIKMGAEVTVSGPPTMIPVGIEGLGVRVVPDPVKAVRKKDVVMLLRIQLERQSKVLFPSIREYASYFGLSRKIFQSANEGAIVMHPGPLNRGVEISSEVADGPYSVILDQVANGVAVRMAVLYLLIGGAKGDNVDQGR, encoded by the coding sequence ATGGGGCCGCTGTCTGTTCAAGAAATCAATCTGATCCTGGACACGGCCGAATCGATGAAGGCCATTTCTGCGAGGGATATCAAGAAGGTCCCCACACTCAGGGGGAAGAGCATTGTCAACTTCTTCTATGAACCGAGCACCCGGACGCGCACCTCATTCGATGTGGCCGCGAAGCGGTTGAGCGCCGATACATTGAGCCTGTCGGCTTCCACAAGCAGCATGGTGAAAGGGGAGACCCTCCTGGACACGGCACGAAACCTTCAGGCGATGAGACCCGATGTGATCGTTTTGAGGCACCCGTCGAGCGGTGCGCCCCATATGCTGGCAAAAGAAGTGGAGGCCGGCATCATTAATGCCGGAGACGGAATTAACGAACATCCGACACAGGCCCTGCTGGATCTCTATACCATCAGGGAAAAGATGGGCCGCATCAACGGATTGAAGACGGTCATTATCGGGGATATCTCCCACAGCCGCGTAGCGCGATCCAACATTATCGGACTGATCAAAATGGGGGCTGAGGTGACGGTGTCCGGACCGCCGACAATGATTCCGGTGGGTATCGAGGGGTTGGGGGTCCGGGTAGTCCCTGACCCGGTTAAGGCGGTTCGAAAAAAAGATGTGGTGATGTTGCTGCGCATCCAGCTGGAGAGGCAAAGCAAGGTCCTGTTCCCGAGCATCCGGGAGTACGCCTCTTATTTCGGACTCAGCAGAAAGATATTCCAGAGCGCCAACGAGGGGGCCATTGTCATGCATCCAGGTCCTTTAAACAGGGGCGTGGAAATATCCTCTGAGGTGGCGGATGGTCCCTACTCCGTTATTCTTGATCAGGTGGCGAACGGGGTTGCCGTGAGAATGGCCGTATTGTATCTTTTGATTGGAGGAGCCAAGGGTGATAACGTGGATCAGGGGCGGTGA
- the rpmD gene encoding 50S ribosomal protein L30, which yields MTETIKVTLVKSGIGKSKKIRQTLTGLGLTKLHKSVELKNTPAIRGMIEKVSFLVKLG from the coding sequence ATGACGGAGACAATTAAGGTAACGCTTGTCAAAAGTGGAATCGGCAAAAGCAAGAAGATTCGTCAGACCCTGACAGGATTGGGTTTGACCAAACTGCACAAGTCGGTGGAACTGAAAAATACGCCAGCTATCCGTGGCATGATTGAGAAGGTCTCATTCCTTGTCAAGCTTGGTTGA
- the rplF gene encoding 50S ribosomal protein L6, translating to MSRIGKQPISIPPNVDVTIDGDGVRVKGPKGELRRSVHSKISVERDGDVLLVVAKDESREARSLHGLFGALVSNMVTGVTKGFQRGLEIVGVGYRGEIQGRTAVFSLGYSHPIHFDLPEGIEASIEKNKILLSGIDKELLGVTAAKIRGLRAPEPYKGKGIKYADEIIRRKVGKAGSK from the coding sequence ATGTCACGCATAGGCAAACAGCCTATTTCAATACCGCCGAATGTCGATGTAACCATTGATGGGGATGGTGTCAGGGTAAAAGGTCCTAAAGGTGAGTTGAGACGGTCTGTTCATTCCAAAATATCCGTTGAGCGGGATGGAGACGTGCTTCTGGTGGTTGCAAAGGATGAATCAAGGGAGGCCAGGTCTCTTCATGGGCTCTTCGGAGCGCTTGTCAGCAATATGGTAACGGGCGTCACCAAAGGATTCCAAAGGGGACTCGAGATCGTCGGGGTTGGATACAGAGGGGAAATTCAGGGGAGAACGGCTGTTTTCAGCCTCGGCTATTCTCATCCGATCCACTTCGATCTCCCTGAGGGAATAGAGGCCAGCATAGAAAAAAACAAAATCCTCTTGAGCGGTATCGATAAAGAACTCTTGGGGGTGACCGCCGCCAAGATCCGCGGACTCCGGGCGCCGGAGCCCTACAAGGGCAAAGGGATCAAATATGCTGACGAGATCATCCGGCGAAAAGTGGGCAAGGCGGGATCAAAATAG
- the secY gene encoding preprotein translocase subunit SecY, translating to MIGGFQNIAKIPELKKKILFTLLMLAVYRVGCHIPTPGIDGAALAAFFSARQGTLFGLFDMFSGGALSQMSVMALGIMPYISASIILELMTVVVPYLEKLKKEGEQGRKKITQYTRYGTVILSIIQGFGIAVGLENMTSPGGAMIVPVGGWGFRLLTVITLTAGTSFLMWLGEQITERGIGNGISLIIFSGIVAGFPVGVANTFRLMSTGELTPFFMILIVAFMIAVIGAIVFVERGQRRIPVQYAKRVVGRKMYGGQSTHLPLKVNTAGVIPPIFASSIIMFPATIANFLSVDEYPWLQYVVNALSPGHVIYMLIYVTFIFFFCYFYTAVHFNPVDVADNMKRSGGFIPGIRPGKNTAEYIDRVLTRLTFSGAIYVSAVCVLPTILIYRLNVPFYFGGTALLIVVGVAMDTTNQIESHLLTRHYESFMKKGFGKAR from the coding sequence ATGATCGGTGGATTTCAGAATATTGCCAAGATACCTGAGCTGAAGAAGAAGATCCTTTTCACGCTGCTCATGCTTGCGGTCTACCGGGTAGGATGTCACATCCCGACTCCCGGGATTGACGGGGCGGCCCTGGCGGCATTTTTCAGCGCCAGGCAGGGAACCCTTTTCGGACTGTTTGACATGTTCTCCGGCGGTGCATTGAGCCAGATGTCCGTGATGGCCTTGGGCATCATGCCTTATATCAGCGCGTCCATCATATTGGAACTCATGACGGTTGTGGTGCCCTACCTGGAGAAACTGAAAAAAGAGGGCGAACAGGGGCGGAAGAAAATCACGCAGTATACCCGATATGGTACGGTTATATTGAGCATTATTCAGGGATTCGGCATCGCAGTGGGTCTGGAGAATATGACCAGCCCCGGGGGCGCCATGATCGTGCCTGTGGGGGGGTGGGGATTCCGGCTACTCACGGTCATTACATTGACAGCCGGCACCTCCTTTCTCATGTGGTTGGGAGAGCAAATAACGGAGAGGGGGATCGGAAACGGGATCTCCCTGATCATTTTTTCCGGTATTGTTGCCGGGTTTCCGGTGGGCGTTGCCAACACGTTCAGACTGATGAGCACTGGAGAACTGACACCTTTTTTCATGATCCTGATAGTTGCGTTCATGATTGCTGTGATCGGCGCCATTGTTTTTGTGGAGAGAGGCCAGAGAAGGATTCCGGTCCAATATGCCAAGCGGGTGGTGGGCCGCAAAATGTATGGGGGTCAGAGCACCCATCTTCCGCTGAAGGTCAATACCGCAGGCGTGATCCCGCCCATTTTCGCCTCTTCCATCATCATGTTTCCGGCGACCATCGCTAATTTTCTGAGCGTGGATGAATATCCATGGCTTCAATATGTCGTCAATGCCCTGTCGCCGGGACATGTTATCTACATGCTGATTTACGTGACTTTTATATTCTTCTTCTGCTATTTCTATACGGCCGTTCATTTCAATCCGGTGGACGTTGCCGACAATATGAAACGGTCCGGCGGATTCATTCCCGGGATAAGACCCGGCAAGAACACGGCCGAATATATTGACAGGGTATTGACAAGACTCACCTTTTCAGGGGCAATTTATGTGTCCGCGGTCTGTGTTCTGCCCACCATTCTGATCTATCGATTGAATGTGCCATTTTATTTCGGTGGAACCGCCCTCCTGATCGTGGTGGGGGTGGCAATGGACACCACCAACCAGATCGAGTCCCACTTGCTCACCCGGCATTACGAAAGTTTCATGAAAAAGGGGTTTGGAAAGGCGAGATAG
- a CDS encoding type Z 30S ribosomal protein S14: MAKKSLVVKAQRKQKFSARQYNRCPICGRSRAYLRKFGICRICFRNMASRGEIPGVVKSSW, from the coding sequence TTGGCAAAGAAGTCGCTCGTTGTTAAGGCCCAGAGGAAGCAGAAATTCAGCGCTCGTCAGTATAACAGGTGTCCGATTTGCGGGCGAAGCCGGGCCTATTTGAGAAAATTCGGAATCTGCCGTATTTGCTTTAGAAATATGGCTTCCAGGGGCGAAATCCCGGGGGTGGTGAAATCGAGCTGGTAA
- the rplQ gene encoding 50S ribosomal protein L17, with protein MRHRKAGKQLSRNTSHRRAMLRNMVTSLFEHEQIETTDAKAKVIRPVAEKMITLAKRGDLHARRQALAYMEDKSVVHKLFDKAKDRFLDRQGGYLRIVKKGVRKGDGAPVSIVQLLPVDENAASLKGKGR; from the coding sequence ATGAGGCACAGGAAGGCAGGAAAACAGTTAAGTCGGAATACGAGTCATCGGAGGGCGATGCTCAGGAATATGGTGACCTCCCTGTTCGAACATGAACAGATCGAAACCACTGATGCGAAGGCCAAGGTGATTCGCCCTGTGGCCGAAAAGATGATTACCCTTGCCAAACGGGGAGATCTTCACGCCCGGCGCCAGGCCCTTGCCTATATGGAGGATAAATCAGTCGTTCATAAGCTGTTCGATAAGGCCAAGGATCGGTTTCTTGACCGACAGGGGGGCTACCTGAGGATTGTAAAGAAAGGGGTTCGAAAAGGGGACGGAGCGCCTGTTTCCATTGTTCAACTTCTTCCAGTGGATGAAAATGCGGCATCTCTTAAAGGGAAAGGCAGGTGA
- the rpsM gene encoding 30S ribosomal protein S13, producing MARIAGVDLPRGKRIEIALTYIYGIGRSKAQMILSEAGIDFGVKSDDLTPDQITGIRKVIDEKCKVEGDLRREISMNIKRLMDLGAYRGLRHRRGLPVRGQRTSTNARTRKGPRRAVMGKRKK from the coding sequence TTGGCAAGGATCGCGGGTGTCGACTTACCAAGGGGAAAAAGGATCGAGATTGCGCTTACCTATATTTACGGCATTGGAAGATCCAAGGCGCAGATGATACTCTCCGAGGCGGGTATAGACTTCGGAGTTAAATCAGATGATCTCACCCCCGACCAGATCACCGGTATCAGGAAGGTCATTGACGAAAAATGTAAGGTTGAAGGTGATCTCAGACGGGAAATATCCATGAATATCAAGCGGCTGATGGATTTGGGCGCATATCGTGGATTGAGACACAGGAGGGGACTGCCTGTCAGGGGACAGCGGACCAGTACCAATGCGAGGACCAGAAAAGGGCCGCGCAGGGCCGTTATGGGAAAGAGAAAAAAATAG
- the rplE gene encoding 50S ribosomal protein L5, whose product MSRLKEKYDSEVVPAMKREFGYGSIMAVPRIKKVVLNMGLGEAIQNIKVLDSAVEELTMIAGQRAVVTKARKSIAGFKLREGMPIGCMVTLRRQKMFDFLDKLFNAGLARVRDFRGLSDKVFDGRGNCSIGIKEFIVFTEIDYDKVDKMKGLNVSIVTTARTDAEGLFLLKQLGMPFRN is encoded by the coding sequence TTGTCTCGATTGAAGGAAAAATATGATTCTGAGGTCGTGCCCGCTATGAAAAGGGAATTCGGCTACGGAAGCATCATGGCTGTTCCGCGGATCAAGAAGGTCGTTTTAAATATGGGACTTGGGGAAGCCATACAAAACATCAAGGTCCTTGACTCTGCGGTCGAAGAACTCACCATGATTGCAGGACAGAGGGCAGTCGTGACCAAGGCCCGGAAATCGATCGCCGGTTTCAAGTTGCGGGAGGGCATGCCGATCGGGTGCATGGTGACCCTGCGGCGTCAGAAGATGTTCGATTTTCTGGATAAACTCTTCAATGCCGGATTGGCGCGGGTAAGAGATTTCAGGGGTCTTTCAGATAAGGTGTTTGATGGTCGGGGGAATTGCAGCATAGGGATCAAGGAGTTTATCGTCTTTACGGAAATAGACTACGATAAGGTAGACAAGATGAAGGGTCTCAATGTGTCTATTGTCACAACAGCCAGAACCGATGCGGAAGGTCTTTTCCTATTAAAACAGTTGGGGATGCCTTTCCGAAATTGA
- the infA gene encoding translation initiation factor IF-1: MPKEEAIEVEGIVIETLPNAMFRVELKNGHRVLSHISGRIRKNFIKILPGDMVVVELSPYDLTRGRIVYRGSRQ, from the coding sequence ATGCCCAAGGAAGAAGCTATTGAGGTGGAAGGGATTGTGATTGAGACGCTGCCCAATGCCATGTTCAGGGTCGAACTCAAGAACGGACACCGGGTCCTGTCTCATATCTCCGGTAGAATTCGGAAGAATTTCATCAAGATTCTACCCGGGGACATGGTGGTGGTGGAATTGTCCCCATACGATTTGACCAGAGGAAGGATTGTGTATCGGGGGAGCAGACAGTGA
- the rpmJ gene encoding 50S ribosomal protein L36, protein MKVRASIKKMCKRCKIIRRNGITRVICDNPRHKQRQG, encoded by the coding sequence ATGAAAGTGAGGGCATCAATCAAGAAGATGTGCAAACGGTGCAAGATCATTCGACGCAATGGAATCACCCGTGTGATTTGCGACAATCCTCGTCATAAACAGAGACAGGGATGA
- the rplO gene encoding 50S ribosomal protein L15 has translation MKIHELSPAEGSRKKRKRVGRGPGSGHGKTACRGQKGQNSRSGGGVRPGFEGGQMPLQRRLPKRGFTNLFKREYNIINVDDLNRFEADSLLDAAAFREAGLVKKMKNGIKLLGNGELGRPVVVRIHKASKAATEKVEAAGGRVEII, from the coding sequence ATGAAGATTCATGAGCTTTCACCCGCTGAGGGGTCTAGAAAGAAGAGAAAGAGAGTTGGAAGGGGTCCAGGATCGGGTCACGGAAAGACCGCCTGCAGGGGGCAAAAGGGACAGAATTCTCGATCCGGAGGCGGTGTGCGGCCCGGTTTTGAGGGGGGGCAGATGCCGCTTCAGAGACGCCTTCCCAAGCGAGGCTTTACCAATCTGTTTAAAAGGGAATACAACATCATCAATGTTGATGACCTGAACCGATTTGAGGCGGATTCGCTCCTGGACGCCGCCGCCTTCCGTGAGGCCGGGCTTGTCAAGAAAATGAAAAACGGGATCAAACTATTGGGAAACGGTGAACTTGGCCGGCCGGTTGTTGTCAGGATCCACAAGGCGAGCAAGGCGGCAACGGAAAAAGTTGAGGCGGCAGGCGGCAGGGTGGAGATCATTTAG
- the rpsE gene encoding 30S ribosomal protein S5, with protein sequence MFAGEDEAQLIEKVVHINRVAKVVKGGRRFSFSAIVVVGDGKGMVGSGLGKANQVPEAIRKGIEKAKRDMKNVCLTEKSIPYEVIGNCGAGRVLLKPAGKGTGLIAGGAVRAVLEAAGIQNILTKCLGSHNPHNVVKATIRGLRLLRSPEKIMLRRGKMVEEAAG encoded by the coding sequence TTGTTTGCAGGAGAAGATGAAGCGCAGTTGATTGAGAAGGTCGTCCACATCAACCGGGTGGCAAAGGTTGTTAAGGGCGGTCGACGGTTCAGTTTCAGTGCCATTGTTGTCGTGGGAGACGGCAAGGGGATGGTCGGAAGTGGTCTGGGCAAGGCGAATCAGGTGCCTGAAGCCATCCGAAAAGGTATTGAAAAGGCCAAGCGGGACATGAAAAACGTATGCCTGACCGAGAAATCCATTCCGTACGAGGTCATCGGCAATTGTGGGGCAGGCCGAGTACTGTTGAAGCCTGCAGGAAAGGGTACCGGGCTGATTGCCGGGGGGGCGGTTCGTGCGGTTTTGGAGGCGGCGGGCATTCAGAATATCCTTACAAAATGTCTGGGTTCCCATAACCCCCACAATGTGGTCAAGGCTACCATCAGGGGCCTGCGTCTGCTGCGGAGTCCCGAAAAAATCATGCTCCGCAGGGGAAAAATGGTTGAAGAAGCAGCCGGCTAG
- the rpsK gene encoding 30S ribosomal protein S11, whose translation MAKTAKKRTKSKKEKKNVPSGIVHIQSTFNNTIVTITDLEGNVIAQSSAGRGGIKGSRKSTPFAAQIAGRDALRQAMDHGMRVAEVRVKGPGVGREAALRSLQVEGFTVTVIRDVTPIPHNGCRPPKRRRV comes from the coding sequence ATGGCAAAAACGGCAAAGAAGAGAACCAAATCCAAAAAGGAAAAGAAGAACGTCCCCTCCGGGATTGTCCATATCCAATCTACCTTTAACAATACGATTGTGACGATCACGGACCTTGAGGGAAATGTCATCGCCCAGTCAAGTGCGGGAAGGGGCGGCATCAAGGGATCTCGAAAAAGTACCCCTTTTGCGGCGCAGATCGCCGGACGGGACGCCCTCAGACAGGCAATGGACCATGGAATGAGGGTGGCGGAGGTCAGGGTCAAAGGGCCCGGCGTCGGCAGAGAGGCTGCCTTGCGGTCACTTCAGGTAGAAGGCTTTACCGTGACCGTTATCAGGGATGTGACCCCGATTCCGCATAACGGCTGCCGTCCCCCGAAAAGGCGAAGGGTATGA
- the rpsH gene encoding 30S ribosomal protein S8, whose translation MTMTDPVADMLTRIRNALRASHEVVNIPSSKLKINVAKVLKSEGYIKNFRIISDGQHRYIRIFLKYDKEGVPVIEGIKRVSKPGCRVYVGRDRLDKVLNGYGISIVSTPKGLMTDNEARKTGVGGEILCAVW comes from the coding sequence ATGACTATGACGGATCCAGTTGCCGATATGTTGACCAGGATAAGGAATGCCCTGAGGGCTTCCCATGAAGTGGTCAATATTCCGAGTTCAAAGTTGAAGATCAATGTCGCCAAAGTATTGAAATCCGAAGGCTACATCAAGAACTTCAGAATTATTTCCGATGGCCAGCACCGATATATAAGGATTTTTCTGAAATATGATAAAGAAGGGGTGCCGGTCATTGAAGGGATCAAGAGGGTGAGTAAGCCCGGTTGCCGCGTCTATGTGGGTCGCGACCGTCTTGACAAGGTGTTGAACGGGTATGGCATCAGTATCGTTTCTACGCCAAAGGGGTTAATGACAGATAATGAGGCGAGAAAGACGGGCGTCGGAGGAGAGATCCTCTGTGCTGTCTGGTAA
- the rpsD gene encoding 30S ribosomal protein S4, translated as MARYRDSSCKLCRRENLKLYLKGDRCYGDKCAFERRAYAPGQHGQRRGGKVSDYRVQLREKQKVKRIYGLLEKQFRGYYYSADKRKGVTGTTLLLLLESRLDNIVYRMGFAASRKQARQLVRHNHFIVNEKKVNIPSYLVKPGDQIGVKEKSKQVPQVIEAMETVVRRGIPDWIEVDKEKFKGTLKALPNREDLTMPIQEQLIVELYSK; from the coding sequence TTGGCCAGATATAGAGATTCTTCATGCAAATTGTGTCGACGAGAGAATCTGAAGCTCTATTTGAAGGGCGACCGGTGCTATGGCGACAAGTGCGCCTTTGAGAGACGTGCGTATGCGCCGGGTCAGCATGGCCAGAGACGCGGCGGAAAGGTCTCGGATTACAGGGTGCAGCTCAGGGAGAAGCAGAAAGTCAAGAGAATTTACGGCCTGCTGGAAAAGCAGTTCAGAGGCTATTATTACAGCGCCGACAAGCGCAAAGGGGTTACCGGCACTACCCTTTTGTTATTGCTTGAGTCTCGGTTGGATAATATTGTTTACCGGATGGGGTTCGCCGCCTCCCGTAAACAGGCGAGACAGTTGGTCAGACACAATCACTTTATCGTGAACGAAAAGAAGGTCAATATACCCTCTTACCTGGTGAAACCGGGAGATCAAATCGGGGTGAAAGAGAAGAGCAAGCAGGTGCCCCAGGTCATTGAGGCAATGGAGACTGTGGTCAGGAGAGGCATTCCGGACTGGATAGAAGTTGATAAGGAGAAGTTCAAGGGAACGCTGAAAGCCCTTCCCAATCGAGAAGATCTCACGATGCCCATTCAGGAACAGCTCATTGTAGAATTGTACTCAAAATAG